AAGATTCAAGTATATCAAAATGAAACCTCTTTTTCCAATGCTATATATTCTCTTTGTGTTATGAAATGCATTATTTTTGTATCGACCCTTCAAATGATAATGACATTTGCATATCTTTCTTCGGTAGAGTTTGACATATTTGCATTTAGGAGAGACGACAATTAGAAGATTGAATTGTCAAGAATATGATTGACTCACCACGTAGATTACACTGAAGCCACAAGCACACTTTGTGGTGGTCGTCATTCTAATTCTTATTATGATCGTTTCACAAATATTCATGGACTCGAATAAATCCACAATTGTATACTAAGCATTATTCTAGGAAGGATACAAATTGAtgcaaaaaatatttagataagAGAATGCTCTTAGACCACACAAAATGCTACccatcattttcttgttttcttcatatagtaaacacaaaaacatatacaaagaaaactgAACAAAATTTGAAGAGTTATTAAAATGGGGTGTACATCTTCCaagcaagcaaaagctaacGTCGTCGCCGACGTTTACAAACCACCGCCGTCTAGTTTCGCGGTGTTTGATGTCAACGCCATCCAAGAGCCATGGCTAAAATTTGAacatgaagatgatgagaaacCGCCACGCTCCACCGTCTTCGACCGTCTCgacgaggatgatgatgatgatgatgatgatggtgatgacgCTCCTAAAACATGGGAAGAAGTCAGCAAATCTCTAGAAACTAAACTTAAACCTGCCGCCGTTAAACCGCCGGAAGTAGACTCTGTTAAACCTCCGGCGACTCCTCCACGGCGGCTTCCGCGGAAGAGCGCATCGTTCCACACACTGGACGAGCTTGAAGTGAGGGCCAAAAGAAGCATCGCCGCGCAAATCCCGACGACAATGGTTAAGCTTAAGAGAACCGAGTCGATGTCCAAGCTAAGACCCGAGTCAGATGATCGAACCGAGTCCACTCAGTCGTCCTACTCGGGGCCTCGGTCAGTGAAGGAGAACATATTCGtcaagagagacagagaacgGAGGGAGAAAGAAGGGAACAAGAAGCCGGTGATGAACTGGGACCCACTTAGGGAGTTCCCGGAGAAGTGTCCGCCGGGAGGAGGGGAAGGTTTGATTGTCTACACGACGTCGTTGCAAGGAGTGCGTCGCACGTACGAGGATTGTATGCGTGTGAGGGCCATCATGGAGCAGCAAGGAGTTGTGGTGGACGAGAGGGACGTGTCTTTAGACGCCGGAGTCTTGAGCGAGCTTAAGGAGCTTCTCCAAGACGAAGCATCAGTGGCGCCGCCGCGAGTGTTTGTGAAAGGGAGGTACTTGGGAGGAGCAGCGGAAGTGACAGCGATGAATGAGAACGGGAAGTTAGGGAGGGTGTTGCGGTGGGCACGTGTGGAGAGAGTAGGGGAGGAAGGGAGGCTCACGTGTGAAGGGTGCGGAGGAGCGAGGTGGTTGCCTTGTTTCGAGTGCGGCGGAAGCTGTAAGGTGGCGGCGGTTGGGG
This sequence is a window from Arabidopsis thaliana chromosome 1 sequence. Protein-coding genes within it:
- a CDS encoding Glutaredoxin family protein (Glutaredoxin family protein; FUNCTIONS IN: electron carrier activity, protein disulfide oxidoreductase activity; INVOLVED IN: N-terminal protein myristoylation, cell redox homeostasis; LOCATED IN: cellular_component unknown; EXPRESSED IN: 22 plant structures; EXPRESSED DURING: 13 growth stages; CONTAINS InterPro DOMAIN/s: Thioredoxin fold (InterPro:IPR012335), Glutaredoxin (InterPro:IPR002109), Thioredoxin-like fold (InterPro:IPR012336); BEST Arabidopsis thaliana protein match is: Glutaredoxin family protein (TAIR:AT4G10630.1); Has 634 Blast hits to 632 proteins in 121 species: Archae - 0; Bacteria - 58; Metazoa - 133; Fungi - 28; Plants - 384; Viruses - 0; Other Eukaryotes - 31 (source: NCBI BLink).), which produces MGCTSSKQAKANVVADVYKPPPSSFAVFDVNAIQEPWLKFEHEDDEKPPRSTVFDRLDEDDDDDDDDGDDAPKTWEEVSKSLETKLKPAAVKPPEVDSVKPPATPPRRLPRKSASFHTLDELEVRAKRSIAAQIPTTMVKLKRTESMSKLRPESDDRTESTQSSYSGPRSVKENIFVKRDRERREKEGNKKPVMNWDPLREFPEKCPPGGGEGLIVYTTSLQGVRRTYEDCMRVRAIMEQQGVVVDERDVSLDAGVLSELKELLQDEASVAPPRVFVKGRYLGGAAEVTAMNENGKLGRVLRWARVERVGEEGRLTCEGCGGARWLPCFECGGSCKVAAVGAAKGERWERCVKCNENGLIRCPVCFVN